From one Nonomuraea polychroma genomic stretch:
- a CDS encoding NAD-dependent epimerase/dehydratase family protein, translating to MKVLVLGGTEFVGRAVVEEALGLGWDVTVFNRGSNEPPAGVTALRGDRTAPGGLAALERGEWDVVVDTWSWAASAVRDSASLLAERAGHYVYVSSRSVYAEPLPFGADESAPVVAASADDDDDSDYARNKAGAELAAVAAFGDRALLARAGLIIGPYENVGRLPWWLTRIARGGPVLAPGPADLGLQYVDARDLAVWCLRAAERGIGGAFNVVSPPGFVTMRELLDTCVKVTGADAELRWIEAEKILAAGVTPWIQLPIWLVGEDYDFMHGGDVSKAMAAGLRLRPLAETVADSWAWLQSIGGQAPLRPDRPQKGIDPAVEARLLAG from the coding sequence ATGAAAGTTCTGGTGCTAGGTGGCACGGAGTTCGTGGGGCGGGCGGTCGTCGAGGAGGCGCTTGGCCTGGGCTGGGACGTGACGGTGTTCAACCGGGGCAGCAACGAGCCGCCCGCGGGAGTGACGGCGTTGCGCGGCGACCGGACGGCGCCCGGTGGGTTGGCGGCGCTGGAGCGCGGCGAGTGGGACGTCGTGGTCGACACCTGGTCGTGGGCGGCCTCCGCGGTCAGGGACTCGGCGTCGTTGCTGGCGGAGAGGGCGGGACACTACGTCTACGTGTCCAGCAGATCGGTGTACGCCGAGCCCCTGCCCTTCGGCGCGGACGAGAGCGCGCCGGTCGTGGCGGCGTCCGCCGACGATGACGACGACTCCGACTACGCCAGGAACAAGGCGGGGGCGGAGCTTGCGGCGGTCGCGGCGTTCGGGGACCGGGCTCTGCTGGCCAGGGCAGGGTTGATCATCGGGCCTTACGAGAACGTCGGGCGGCTGCCGTGGTGGCTGACCAGGATCGCCCGTGGCGGGCCGGTGCTCGCGCCCGGGCCCGCTGACCTCGGGTTGCAGTACGTCGACGCACGTGACCTGGCCGTGTGGTGCCTCCGGGCGGCCGAACGCGGGATCGGCGGGGCGTTCAACGTGGTGAGCCCTCCGGGCTTCGTGACGATGCGGGAGTTGCTCGACACGTGTGTGAAGGTGACCGGCGCCGACGCCGAGCTGCGGTGGATCGAGGCGGAGAAGATCCTGGCGGCGGGGGTGACGCCGTGGATCCAGCTGCCGATCTGGCTGGTGGGCGAGGACTACGACTTCATGCATGGAGGTGACGTGTCCAAGGCCATGGCGGCGGGGCTGCGGCTGCGGCCCCTGGCGGAGACGGTGGCCGACTCGTGGGCGTGGTTGCAGAGCATCGGCGGCCAGGCTCCCCTGCGTCCGGATCGGCCCCAGAAGGGCATCGATCCCGCGGTGGAGGCGAGGCTCCTGGCCGGTTAA
- a CDS encoding sensor histidine kinase, with amino-acid sequence MIATLVAALVFTATSTVTLATVPSNMRAMVHTRVELAVRRVAAQAQLGRLPAELGTPSQVHLLQVVSPTGKVLAATPDLQGDPPLLPSVPGRHPDKIYATDRTLPPRLGESEEQYLIMALPVQTPQGLVAVYGAASLAEVNKSLAWLYILVFLGTPLVLFIVAGTTWAVVGFALRPVERIRTEMAEITGQDLSRRVPVPNTGDEISSLAATTNDTLDRLQRSAETQRRFVADASHELRSPISALRAQLEFANAYPEETDWQATGARALAAADRLTYIIEELLMLAKLDAGAAVQRRVVDMCHMAAEQVRRREGSRVPIILAPCHPAPVYGSPIQLDRLLTNLLDNATRHAATKIDFSVTVDDDKVIVTVTDDGEGIPPEDRERVFERFTRLESARVKDKGGSGLGLPLSREIVTAHGGTLTIAEHAPGARFVVVLPLYEGGP; translated from the coding sequence ATGATCGCGACCTTGGTCGCGGCGCTGGTCTTCACCGCCACGTCCACCGTCACCCTCGCCACCGTGCCGAGCAACATGCGAGCCATGGTGCACACCCGGGTGGAGCTGGCGGTACGCAGGGTCGCCGCCCAGGCCCAGCTCGGCCGGCTCCCGGCAGAACTCGGGACGCCGTCGCAGGTCCACCTCTTGCAGGTGGTCTCCCCGACGGGCAAGGTGCTGGCGGCCACCCCCGACCTGCAGGGCGACCCGCCGCTCCTGCCGTCCGTGCCGGGACGCCACCCCGACAAGATCTACGCGACCGATCGCACGTTGCCGCCCCGCCTGGGTGAGAGCGAAGAGCAATACCTCATCATGGCCCTGCCCGTGCAGACCCCCCAAGGGCTCGTCGCCGTTTACGGTGCCGCCTCGCTCGCCGAGGTCAACAAGTCCCTGGCCTGGCTCTACATCCTGGTCTTCCTCGGCACCCCGCTGGTCCTCTTCATCGTCGCGGGCACGACCTGGGCGGTCGTCGGGTTCGCCCTGCGCCCGGTCGAGCGCATCCGCACCGAGATGGCGGAGATCACCGGCCAGGACCTCAGCAGGCGCGTCCCCGTACCCAACACAGGAGACGAGATCAGCAGTCTCGCCGCCACCACGAACGACACCCTCGACCGCCTCCAACGATCCGCGGAAACCCAGCGCCGCTTCGTCGCCGACGCCTCGCACGAGCTCCGCAGCCCCATCTCGGCCCTGCGCGCCCAGCTCGAGTTCGCCAACGCCTACCCGGAGGAAACGGACTGGCAGGCCACCGGCGCCCGCGCCCTGGCCGCCGCCGACCGCCTCACCTACATCATCGAAGAGCTGCTGATGCTGGCCAAGCTGGACGCGGGCGCGGCCGTGCAGCGCCGCGTGGTGGACATGTGCCACATGGCAGCAGAGCAGGTACGCCGCCGCGAGGGCTCCAGAGTCCCCATCATCCTCGCCCCCTGCCACCCGGCACCCGTCTACGGCTCACCCATACAGCTCGACCGCCTCCTGACGAACCTCCTCGACAACGCCACCCGGCACGCCGCCACCAAAATCGACTTTTCGGTCACGGTCGACGACGACAAGGTGATCGTGACGGTGACGGACGACGGCGAAGGCATCCCTCCAGAGGACAGGGAGCGTGTCTTCGAACGCTTCACCCGCCTGGAGAGCGCCCGCGTCAAGGACAAGGGCGGCAGCGGCCTCGGGCTCCCTCTGTCCCGCGAGATCGTCACCGCCCACGGCGGCACACTCACCATCGCCGAGCACGCGCCCGGCGCCCGCTTCGTGGTCGTGCTCCCGCTGTACGAGGGCGGGCCGTAG
- a CDS encoding S66 family peptidase, which yields MHTPSYPGKPRRGDRVAVVSPSAGLPEIFPLPYELGLRRLREDFGLIPVEYPTTRTMGSSPADRARDLHSAFADPDIAAVICSIGGDDQLTVLAHLDRDLLKANPKPFFGYSDATNMLAFLWDLGIVGYHGGAIMTEFGRAGAMHPLTAESLRAALFTSGPYELRPATAYTDVDRPWDDPETFASEPPMTPCPSGWTWHNADRVVEGVSWGGCLEIVSWLLMADRAIRPAEEHEGGVLFFETSEEMPSATEVYRILRCMGERGLLRRFGGVMVGRARGWSLERRTAPEERVAYARDQREAVLRAFAEYNDDALIVFDVDFGHTDPKLVIPYGGRIRLDGPARTITVSY from the coding sequence ATGCATACCCCCTCCTATCCGGGCAAGCCGCGGCGCGGTGATCGGGTGGCGGTCGTGTCGCCGTCCGCCGGACTGCCGGAGATCTTCCCGCTGCCCTACGAGCTGGGACTCCGGCGGCTGCGCGAGGACTTCGGCCTGATCCCGGTGGAGTATCCGACGACCCGCACGATGGGGTCGTCGCCGGCCGACCGCGCCAGGGATCTCCATTCCGCCTTCGCCGACCCGGACATCGCCGCCGTGATCTGCAGCATCGGCGGCGACGACCAGCTCACCGTGCTGGCCCACCTCGACCGCGACCTGCTGAAGGCCAATCCGAAGCCGTTCTTCGGCTACAGCGACGCCACCAACATGCTGGCCTTCCTGTGGGACCTCGGGATCGTCGGGTACCACGGGGGCGCGATCATGACCGAGTTCGGCCGGGCGGGGGCGATGCATCCGCTCACCGCGGAGTCGCTGCGTGCCGCCCTGTTCACCAGCGGCCCGTACGAGTTGCGCCCGGCCACCGCCTACACCGACGTGGACCGGCCGTGGGACGATCCCGAGACGTTCGCGAGCGAGCCGCCGATGACGCCGTGCCCGAGCGGCTGGACGTGGCACAACGCCGACCGGGTCGTCGAGGGCGTGAGCTGGGGCGGCTGTCTGGAGATCGTGTCGTGGCTGCTGATGGCCGACCGTGCGATCCGCCCGGCAGAGGAGCACGAGGGCGGGGTGCTGTTCTTCGAGACCTCGGAGGAGATGCCGAGCGCCACGGAGGTTTACCGGATCCTGCGCTGCATGGGCGAGCGTGGGCTGCTGCGGCGCTTCGGCGGCGTCATGGTCGGCCGTGCCCGCGGCTGGTCGCTCGAGCGGCGCACCGCTCCCGAGGAGAGGGTCGCGTACGCGCGTGACCAGCGGGAGGCGGTGCTGCGCGCGTTCGCCGAGTACAACGATGACGCGCTGATCGTCTTCGACGTCGACTTCGGGCACACCGATCCGAAATTGGTGATCCCGTACGGTGGGCGGATCCGCCTCGACGGACCCGCACGCACGATCACGGTCTCCTACTGA
- a CDS encoding VOC family protein produces MRLNHLALAVRDIERSRRFYETYFGFDAGPASRYEDGTLIIRDREGFDLALHPDPDPRRLPDFAHFGFTTPDVAGRLALLERDGVPIVERWSEPGFDSFKCVDPDGYVVEVYWEEPVSEA; encoded by the coding sequence ATGCGGCTGAATCATCTAGCCCTCGCCGTACGCGACATCGAGCGCTCCCGCAGGTTCTACGAGACCTACTTCGGCTTCGATGCCGGCCCGGCGAGCAGGTATGAGGACGGAACCTTGATCATCCGGGATCGGGAGGGATTCGATCTCGCCCTCCACCCCGACCCCGATCCCCGCAGGCTGCCCGATTTCGCGCACTTCGGGTTCACGACACCCGATGTCGCGGGGCGCCTGGCCCTCCTTGAGCGTGATGGTGTACCGATCGTGGAGCGGTGGTCGGAGCCCGGGTTCGACAGCTTCAAGTGCGTGGACCCGGACGGATACGTGGTGGAGGTCTACTGGGAGGAGCCGGTCTCCGAAGCCTGA
- the nadE gene encoding ammonia-dependent NAD(+) synthetase: MTDLASMSLQQEIARDLQVSASFDVRQEIERRVAFLTDQLTSTGLRSLVLGISGGVDSMTAGRLCQLAVERVRAAGRESTFFAMRLPYGVQADEKDAQLALEFIRPDRILTVDVKPASDAALEAVLAGGMVFRDAHQQDFVHGNIKARQRMIAQYAVAGAHEGLVVGTDHAAEAVSGFFTKFGDGAADVAPLTGLTKRRVRAMSQALGAPSALIRKTPTADLETLNPGRPDEEALGVTYDDIDDLLEGKPVDEAAFAAIVRRYRLTEHKRQLPIVP; encoded by the coding sequence GTGACCGACCTGGCGTCCATGTCCCTGCAGCAGGAGATCGCCCGGGATCTTCAGGTGAGCGCGTCCTTCGATGTACGGCAGGAGATCGAGCGCCGAGTGGCCTTCCTCACCGACCAGCTGACCTCCACGGGCCTGCGCTCGTTGGTGCTGGGCATCAGCGGCGGTGTGGACTCCATGACCGCGGGGAGGCTGTGCCAGTTGGCGGTCGAGCGGGTCCGTGCCGCCGGGCGGGAATCGACGTTCTTCGCGATGCGGCTACCGTACGGCGTCCAGGCCGACGAGAAGGACGCGCAGCTGGCGCTGGAGTTCATCCGGCCCGACCGGATCCTGACCGTCGATGTGAAGCCCGCCAGCGACGCCGCGCTGGAGGCGGTGCTCGCCGGCGGCATGGTCTTCCGCGACGCGCACCAGCAGGACTTCGTGCACGGCAACATCAAGGCCCGGCAGCGCATGATCGCTCAGTACGCGGTAGCGGGCGCGCACGAAGGCCTGGTTGTGGGCACTGACCACGCTGCCGAGGCGGTCTCCGGCTTCTTCACCAAGTTCGGCGATGGCGCGGCCGACGTGGCTCCGCTCACGGGCCTCACCAAGCGGCGCGTACGGGCCATGTCGCAGGCGCTGGGTGCGCCGTCCGCGCTGATCCGGAAGACCCCGACCGCGGACCTGGAGACACTGAACCCCGGCAGGCCCGACGAGGAGGCGCTCGGCGTCACCTACGACGACATCGACGACCTCCTGGAAGGCAAGCCGGTCGATGAGGCCGCCTTCGCGGCTATCGTCCGCCGCTACCGGCTCACTGAGCACAAGCGACAGCTGCCGATCGTCCCCTGA
- a CDS encoding erythromycin esterase family protein, with translation MDIKETTRPLDGASVSAFLRSLPARPLLLGLGEARHFVEELGALRNEIFRHLVEHEGYRSFAIESDCLMGLVVDDYVTTGTGTLDDVMERGFSHGFGASPANRELVRWMRAYNEEHAEKLRFFGFDAPLEYWAASPRQALTALYALLDGPLPRTVVTRETLDTLLGPDDRWSNEATAMDPSQSIGQSADAQRLRLIADDLVALLDTQAPRLSAEDRERAALYGRTATGLLRYHYWMADASSARWTRLSALRDAMMAANLRAVAEHGPALVFSSNLHLQRNKSFMSFGDQMLEWWSAGAIIETHLGDRYAFLASALGTVGDNTPPPDTVEGLLSTLPWDHALIDARRLAEAITKTVPRSSHDFAYFPLDPDHLDMIDGIVFLKEVADRE, from the coding sequence ATGGATATCAAGGAAACAACCCGGCCCCTCGACGGCGCGAGCGTCTCGGCGTTCCTCCGGTCGCTGCCCGCCCGGCCCCTGCTGCTCGGTCTGGGCGAGGCCAGGCACTTCGTGGAGGAGCTCGGCGCGCTGCGCAACGAGATCTTCCGGCACCTCGTCGAGCACGAGGGCTACCGGTCGTTCGCCATCGAGAGCGACTGCCTCATGGGCCTCGTGGTGGACGACTACGTCACGACGGGCACGGGCACGCTCGATGACGTCATGGAACGCGGCTTCAGCCACGGCTTCGGCGCGTCACCGGCCAACCGCGAGCTCGTACGCTGGATGCGGGCGTACAACGAGGAGCATGCCGAAAAGCTCCGGTTCTTCGGCTTCGACGCACCTCTGGAGTATTGGGCGGCGAGCCCGCGCCAGGCGCTCACCGCCCTCTACGCCCTCCTCGACGGCCCGCTCCCCCGCACAGTAGTAACCAGGGAAACCCTCGACACGCTGCTGGGCCCGGACGACCGGTGGTCGAACGAGGCCACGGCCATGGACCCGTCCCAGTCGATCGGCCAGTCCGCCGACGCCCAGCGGCTGCGGCTGATCGCCGACGACCTGGTGGCGCTGCTCGACACGCAGGCGCCGCGGCTGAGCGCGGAGGACAGGGAGCGGGCGGCACTGTACGGGCGCACCGCCACCGGCCTGCTCCGCTACCACTACTGGATGGCCGACGCTTCCTCGGCACGGTGGACCCGGCTGTCGGCCCTGCGGGACGCGATGATGGCCGCCAACCTGCGTGCCGTCGCCGAGCACGGCCCGGCCCTGGTCTTCTCCTCCAACCTCCACCTGCAGCGGAACAAGAGCTTCATGTCGTTCGGCGACCAGATGCTGGAGTGGTGGAGCGCGGGGGCGATCATCGAGACGCACTTGGGCGACCGGTACGCCTTCCTGGCCTCGGCTCTCGGCACGGTCGGCGACAACACCCCGCCCCCGGACACCGTCGAGGGCCTCCTGTCCACGCTCCCGTGGGATCACGCTCTCATCGACGCCCGCCGCCTGGCCGAGGCCATCACGAAGACCGTCCCGCGCAGCTCCCACGATTTCGCCTATTTCCCGCTGGACCCGGACCACCTCGACATGATCGACGGCATCGTCTTCCTCAAGGAGGTTGCCGACAGGGAGTGA
- a CDS encoding class I SAM-dependent methyltransferase, protein MSRERLRSTFDTVASLYQKARPDYPADLYSDLLAISGIEPPAHLLEVGCGPGKATLPLARMGFRITAVELGDALAAEARHCLAEFADVSMITSSFEDWEPPTGVLFDLVYAATAWNWVDPEVKYAKAAALLAEGGHLAVWNADHPLPAGFDPFFTEIQKVYEEIGEGHDGPWPPPPPEDQPDPTAAEFEASGHFAVVGTRLYVWALRYTADEYIALLDTFSGHIAMEPAKNERLYQEIRRLLAARPDGQLTRHWSAALTIGRRL, encoded by the coding sequence ATGTCCCGCGAACGTCTGCGATCCACCTTCGACACCGTGGCTTCCCTGTATCAGAAGGCGCGCCCCGACTACCCTGCCGATCTGTATTCCGACCTGCTCGCGATCTCGGGTATCGAACCACCCGCGCACCTGCTCGAAGTCGGATGCGGCCCAGGGAAGGCCACACTGCCCCTGGCCAGGATGGGCTTTCGGATCACCGCGGTCGAACTCGGCGATGCCCTGGCGGCGGAGGCACGCCACTGTCTTGCCGAATTCGCCGACGTCTCGATGATCACCTCATCGTTCGAAGACTGGGAGCCGCCGACCGGGGTCCTCTTCGATCTCGTCTACGCGGCCACGGCCTGGAACTGGGTGGACCCGGAGGTCAAGTACGCGAAGGCAGCCGCCCTCCTTGCCGAGGGCGGCCATTTGGCCGTATGGAACGCCGACCACCCATTGCCGGCAGGCTTCGACCCCTTCTTCACCGAGATCCAGAAGGTCTATGAGGAGATCGGCGAAGGCCATGACGGCCCGTGGCCGCCTCCACCACCTGAGGACCAGCCAGACCCCACCGCCGCCGAATTCGAGGCCTCCGGGCACTTCGCGGTCGTCGGGACGCGGCTCTACGTGTGGGCTTTGCGCTACACGGCAGACGAATACATCGCGCTGCTCGACACGTTCTCCGGCCACATCGCCATGGAGCCGGCCAAGAATGAACGCCTCTACCAGGAGATACGCCGCCTCCTCGCCGCACGCCCGGACGGCCAACTCACTCGCCACTGGTCGGCCGCCCTCACCATCGGCCGACGTCTATGA
- a CDS encoding FG-GAP-like repeat-containing protein codes for MRLARPLAATMLVVAALSVPQPAQAAVFKHPGVLVSRAQLDFVRANLGNEPWKSAWNSLQGSSYASLSYTAKPRAEVKCGPSSNPDYGCSDERKDSMAAYTHALQWYLTKDSRYAVKAIQIMDAWSAVITKHTGDNAPLQTGWAGANFSRAAELIKHTYTGWTQAGRFANKLRTVYLPTLIAGRPNNNGNWELIMTDAAIGIAVHLDDRASFDRAIQTWYGRLPAYIYLKTDGSLPKAPPNSKYDTKAEIIDYWHGQTTFVDGLTQETCRDFWHTGWGLAAISHVAETARHQGVDLYAKAKHRLRFAMNFHARLQLGGTVPSWLCGGKVTKDLGKHFEVGYNALHHRLGYDDIPYATQWVEQNRPVGVSHFLGWETLTHAQNPRDAGMSASATPDFNADGIGDIFSAATGTLTVWHGEGGNTFGPATAIGPGWTAFSRPVAGDFNGDGISDLLAVQKDTSTLYVWNGRGADNFTTATELGPGWEPYAGTLMSLGDVDNDGHTDIGAVHADTGTLNIWNGKGANTFATRQAIGPGWTAFSRPIAGDFNGDGIGDLLAVKKDTSTLHVWNGRGADNFTTATELGPGWEPYAGTLMSLGDVNNDGHTDIGAVHSETGTLNIWNGKGANKFGPATAISSGWTPHFQGSAG; via the coding sequence GTGCGTCTCGCCCGTCCTCTTGCCGCCACCATGCTCGTGGTCGCTGCTTTATCCGTGCCGCAGCCTGCGCAGGCGGCCGTGTTCAAGCACCCTGGCGTTCTGGTCAGCCGCGCTCAGCTCGACTTCGTCAGGGCCAACCTCGGCAACGAACCGTGGAAGTCTGCCTGGAACTCCCTCCAAGGCAGTTCCTACGCCTCGCTGTCCTATACGGCCAAGCCCCGCGCCGAAGTGAAGTGCGGCCCGTCGTCGAATCCCGACTATGGCTGCTCGGACGAGCGCAAGGACTCCATGGCGGCATACACGCACGCGCTGCAGTGGTACCTCACCAAAGACTCCCGCTACGCCGTCAAGGCGATCCAGATCATGGACGCCTGGTCAGCCGTGATCACCAAGCACACCGGTGACAACGCGCCGCTGCAGACCGGCTGGGCGGGCGCCAACTTCTCCCGGGCCGCCGAACTCATCAAGCACACCTACACCGGCTGGACCCAGGCCGGCCGGTTCGCCAACAAGCTGCGCACCGTGTATCTCCCGACCTTGATCGCCGGAAGGCCGAACAACAACGGCAACTGGGAATTGATCATGACGGATGCCGCCATCGGCATCGCCGTGCACCTCGACGACCGTGCCTCCTTCGACCGGGCGATCCAGACCTGGTACGGCAGGCTGCCCGCCTACATCTACCTCAAGACGGACGGCTCGCTGCCCAAGGCACCGCCGAACAGCAAGTACGACACCAAAGCGGAGATCATCGACTACTGGCACGGACAGACCACGTTCGTGGACGGGCTGACCCAGGAAACCTGCCGTGACTTCTGGCACACCGGATGGGGTCTCGCGGCCATCTCCCACGTCGCGGAGACGGCCCGCCACCAGGGCGTGGACCTGTACGCCAAGGCCAAGCACCGGCTGCGATTCGCGATGAACTTCCACGCTCGCCTGCAACTGGGCGGGACGGTGCCGTCGTGGTTGTGCGGCGGAAAGGTCACCAAGGACCTTGGAAAGCACTTCGAGGTCGGCTACAACGCGCTGCACCACCGTCTCGGATACGACGACATTCCCTACGCCACGCAATGGGTCGAGCAGAACCGCCCCGTCGGGGTGTCACACTTCCTGGGCTGGGAGACCCTCACCCACGCACAGAACCCGCGCGATGCCGGGATGAGCGCATCGGCCACGCCGGACTTCAACGCCGACGGCATCGGCGACATCTTCTCGGCCGCCACCGGGACGCTGACCGTCTGGCACGGCGAAGGCGGCAACACGTTCGGCCCGGCCACCGCCATCGGGCCCGGCTGGACCGCGTTCAGCCGGCCGGTCGCCGGCGACTTCAACGGCGACGGGATCAGCGACCTGCTGGCGGTCCAGAAGGACACCAGCACCCTGTACGTCTGGAACGGCCGGGGCGCCGACAACTTCACCACCGCCACCGAACTCGGGCCCGGCTGGGAACCCTACGCCGGCACGCTGATGTCGCTCGGGGACGTCGACAACGACGGCCACACCGACATCGGCGCCGTACACGCCGACACCGGCACGCTCAACATCTGGAACGGCAAGGGCGCCAACACCTTCGCCACCCGGCAGGCGATCGGGCCCGGCTGGACCGCGTTCAGCCGGCCGATCGCCGGCGACTTCAACGGCGACGGCATCGGCGACCTGCTGGCCGTCAAGAAGGACACCAGCACCCTGCACGTCTGGAACGGCCGGGGCGCCGACAACTTCACCACCGCCACCGAACTCGGGCCCGGCTGGGAACCCTACGCCGGCACGCTGATGTCGCTCGGGGACGTCAACAACGACGGCCACACCGACATCGGCGCCGTACACAGCGAAACCGGCACGCTCAACATCTGGAACGGCAAGGGCGCCAACAAATTCGGCCCGGCCACCGCCATCAGCTCCGGCTGGACACCGCACTTCCAAGGGTCTGCCGGATGA
- a CDS encoding GNAT family N-acetyltransferase, which produces MSAASESVPAPALVFRPATRADLPAVLALLADEESVVDPAAVVVAEAYERAFAAIESDPRNEMLVLVEGAGDRGDDGTVVGCLQATYIPGLGKGGVERALIEAVRVRADRRGGGLGRVLMERAAARARARGCELIQLTSNKRREDAHRFYVALGYANSHEGFKLTL; this is translated from the coding sequence ATGTCCGCTGCCTCTGAGTCCGTGCCCGCACCAGCGCTCGTCTTTCGTCCCGCGACACGCGCCGACCTGCCTGCGGTGCTCGCCCTGCTCGCCGATGAGGAGAGCGTGGTCGACCCGGCGGCGGTCGTGGTCGCGGAGGCATACGAACGCGCCTTCGCGGCGATTGAGTCGGACCCGCGCAACGAGATGCTGGTCTTGGTCGAAGGCGCCGGCGACCGGGGCGATGACGGCACGGTGGTGGGCTGTCTGCAGGCGACGTACATCCCAGGTCTCGGCAAGGGCGGCGTCGAGCGTGCCCTCATCGAGGCAGTACGAGTCCGCGCCGACAGGCGCGGTGGAGGGCTCGGAAGGGTCTTGATGGAGCGCGCGGCCGCGCGGGCACGCGCGCGAGGATGCGAGCTCATCCAGCTGACCAGCAACAAGCGGCGAGAGGATGCGCACCGCTTCTACGTGGCTTTGGGCTATGCCAACAGCCACGAGGGGTTCAAGCTCACGCTCTAG
- a CDS encoding LamG-like jellyroll fold domain-containing protein: MGLSAYDKLVLSHGPVAYWRLSHPSHGTETDHTGNDHKGTYRGVTSTVQLPNRDGAAVFNGSSGYFEIPTAKQFHISTTGKFTVEAWIRPHTLQFPDEEQTGYVYFMGKGTKSGGGGNREWAGRMYSKDNDENRPNRISGYAWNLDGGYGAGAYFQQPVNVNQWIHYAITFDTAEGTYGKVRIYRDGVLAGSDNLAYRPGTEDEVIVKPKPGTAPVRSAPATGSPISRERSESSRSMTASSRERSSGRTTP; the protein is encoded by the coding sequence ATGGGCCTGAGCGCGTACGACAAGCTGGTTCTCTCGCACGGCCCGGTGGCCTACTGGCGGCTGTCGCACCCCTCCCACGGTACGGAGACCGACCACACCGGAAACGACCACAAGGGGACCTACCGCGGCGTCACCAGCACCGTCCAACTGCCCAACCGGGACGGGGCCGCCGTCTTCAACGGCTCGTCGGGATACTTCGAGATTCCCACCGCCAAGCAATTCCACATCTCCACCACGGGCAAGTTCACCGTGGAGGCGTGGATCAGGCCGCACACCCTCCAGTTCCCCGACGAGGAACAGACCGGCTACGTCTACTTCATGGGGAAGGGCACGAAGTCAGGCGGTGGCGGCAACCGCGAGTGGGCCGGCCGGATGTACTCGAAGGACAACGACGAGAACCGCCCCAACCGCATCTCCGGTTACGCCTGGAACCTCGATGGCGGCTATGGCGCCGGGGCGTACTTTCAGCAGCCGGTGAACGTCAACCAGTGGATCCACTACGCGATCACGTTCGACACCGCGGAGGGTACGTACGGGAAGGTACGCATCTACCGCGACGGCGTGCTGGCGGGCTCCGACAACCTGGCCTATCGCCCTGGTACGGAGGACGAGGTCATCGTCAAGCCCAAGCCGGGAACCGCGCCGGTCCGGTCGGCACCCGCGACGGGCAGTCCTATTTCAAGGGAGCGATCGGAAAGTTCGCGATCTATGACCGCGAGCTCTCGGGAGCGGAGCTCCGGTCGCACTACACCGTGA
- a CDS encoding FG-GAP repeat domain-containing protein: protein MTASATPDFNADGIGDIFSAATGTLTVWHGEGGNTFGPATAIGPGWTAFSRPIAGDFNGDGISDLLAVQKDTSTLYVWNGRGADNFTTATELGPGWEPYAGTLMSLGDVNNDGHTDIAATRDGTLYIWNGKGANKFSSAIPIGTGWTPHF from the coding sequence ATGACCGCATCGGCCACGCCGGACTTCAACGCCGACGGCATCGGCGACATCTTCTCGGCCGCCACCGGGACGTTGACCGTCTGGCACGGCGAAGGCGGCAACACGTTCGGCCCGGCCACCGCCATCGGGCCCGGCTGGACCGCGTTCAGCCGGCCGATCGCCGGCGACTTCAACGGCGACGGGATCAGCGACCTGCTGGCGGTCCAGAAGGACACCAGCACCCTGTACGTCTGGAACGGCCGGGGCGCCGACAACTTCACCACCGCCACCGAACTCGGGCCCGGCTGGGAACCCTACGCCGGCACGCTGATGTCGCTCGGGGACGTCAACAACGACGGCCACACCGACATCGCGGCCACGCGCGACGGCACGCTCTACATCTGGAACGGCAAGGGCGCCAACAAGTTCTCCAGCGCCATCCCCATCGGAACCGGCTGGACACCGCACTTCTGA